The Gloeomargarita lithophora Alchichica-D10 genomic sequence GGAATTGCGCCAGTTGGTGACCCGGTTGAGCCAGGAAGCCTTGATCCAGGCGGTGGCGATTCCCAAAGCCCCGATTGATTTTCAGCGCAATGTCCAACCCAACCCCATTTTAATTACCCCGCCCTGGCAGGATTTGCTGGCAACGGTGCGCCAACAGGTGTATGGCTGGCAGTTGGTGCGGGGGCAGGGCTTGTCCCCCCTGAGTCGCTTGTATCTGGATATGGCGCAGGTGGGGGCGTTTTGTGATTTTTGGGAGCAGACCCAGGACACCCCGGAGTACCGGCAGTTTTGGGAGCGGCAAACCCTGGCGGCCTGGATTCAGTTGTTTGGTCAAAAACTGTGCGTTTATGAATTTTCCGCTGTGGTGCGGGTTTCTCCCCTAGAGTTGGCCACCCGGGTGCGGGGATTGGTGGGGACGGGAACTCTGGTGAGCTTGCCCTTCCAGAGTCCAGCACCGGTGGTAGAGGCGGCTCCCGCCCAGCCCAAACCGGTGGTGGCCTGTATTGACGACAGCAAGGCGGTACAGCGGCAGGTGCAGATGACGTTGGAGTTGGAGGGCTATGACATTTTGGGAATTACCGAACCGGCACGGGCATTGACGACCCTGGTGCGGCGGCGACCGGAAGTGATTTTGATGGATATTAATATGCCGGATATTGATGGTTATGAATTGTGTCGGATGTTGCGCCAATCCCGGCAGTTGAAGGATGTGCCCATTCTCATGCTCACCGGGCGGGATGGGTTGATTGACCGGCTGCGGGCGCAGTTGGTGGGGGCCAATTCTTATCTAACGAAACCCTTTGCCCCGGAGCAGTTGACCCAGGCGGTGCAGAAATTGATCCACTCCCCCTCGGCAAATGGTATAAGCTCGTAATGGAGATTTTTGGGGCAAGGCGATGGCGGAGTTGACCGCCACCAAGACCATTCTCTTGGTGGAAGATGGGCGGGCGGAACAACAGTTGATCGCTGGTTTGTTGTCCCAGGTGGGATTTGAGGTGGTGGCCTTTGACGGGGTGGAACCCGCTTGGGCGTGGCTGAATGAACATACTCCGGCCTTGGTGCTTTTGGA encodes the following:
- a CDS encoding response regulator; translated protein: MKTVASPYKALQELASRDLTGCLTVHDPCVAGMAWSLYVGGQRLYYASSIAGQKERLSSLLCRLRPDLEWPSLAALDAEPAWLREWWQGKALPLGELRQLVTRLSQEALIQAVAIPKAPIDFQRNVQPNPILITPPWQDLLATVRQQVYGWQLVRGQGLSPLSRLYLDMAQVGAFCDFWEQTQDTPEYRQFWERQTLAAWIQLFGQKLCVYEFSAVVRVSPLELATRVRGLVGTGTLVSLPFQSPAPVVEAAPAQPKPVVACIDDSKAVQRQVQMTLELEGYDILGITEPARALTTLVRRRPEVILMDINMPDIDGYELCRMLRQSRQLKDVPILMLTGRDGLIDRLRAQLVGANSYLTKPFAPEQLTQAVQKLIHSPSANGISS